One Haemorhous mexicanus isolate bHaeMex1 chromosome 19, bHaeMex1.pri, whole genome shotgun sequence genomic window carries:
- the ARPC3 gene encoding LOW QUALITY PROTEIN: actin-related protein 2/3 complex subunit 3 (The sequence of the model RefSeq protein was modified relative to this genomic sequence to represent the inferred CDS: inserted 2 bases in 1 codon) — protein MLACHLWTPPVLPYTKCPAQPAGLCRKRTAEKPAASEASRHPFPDRSAASRAPSRYRQCPGRAVPLRGRFPYGQXAGHSAASRDPFPVRCLRGGARLPLPLLAPPLPLPHFLQRRRRRKLCVRFPARFAPFPSRPAPPSRLLPFEMPAYHSTLMDSDTKLIGNMALLPIRSQFKGPAPRETKDTDIIDEAIYYFKANVFFKNYEIKNEADRTLIYVTLYISECLKKLQKCNSKGQGEKEMYTLGITNFPIPGEPGFPLNAIYAKPANKQEEEVMRAYLQQLRQETGLRLCDKVFDPQSDKPSKWWICFVKRQFMNKSLSGPGQ, from the exons atgctTGCGTGT CACCTCTGGACCCCTCCTGTGCTTCCTTACACGAAGTGCCCCGCGCAGCcggctgggctgtgcaggaaaCGCACGGCAGAGAAACCAGCTGCGAGCGAAGCATCCCGGCACCCCTTCCCCGACAGGAGCGCTGCCTCCCGGGCCCCCTCCCGCTACCGGCAGTGCCCCGGTAGAGCAGTGCCTCTCCGTGGCCGTTTCCCGTACGGGCA TGCCGGGCACAGCGCTGCCTCCCGCGATCCCTTCCCGGTGCGCTGCCTCCGGGGCGGTGCGCGGCTCCCGCTTCCCCTCCTCGCACCGCCTCTGCCGCTGCCTCATTTCCTGCAGCGTAGGCGGAGGAGGAAGCTCTGTGTCCGCTTTCCTGCCCGGTTCGCCCCGTTCCcctcccgcccggccccgccgagcCGCCTCCTGCCCTTCGAGATGCCG GCTTACCACTCCACTTTAATGGACTCAGACACCAAGCTAATTGGGAACATGGCACTGTTACCCATCAGAAGCCAGTTCAAGGGCCCAGCACCTCGAGAAA CTAAGGACACAGATATTATAGATGAAGCCATCTACTACTTCAAAGCTaatgttttcttcaaaaattatgaaattaag AATGAGGCTGACAGAACACTGATCTATGTCACCCTCTACATTTCTGAGTGCCtgaaaaagctgcaaaag TGTAACTCCAAAGgccagggagagaaggaaatgtaCACACTCGGAATCACTAACTTCCCAATCCCAGGGGAGCCTGGCTTTCCACTGAACGCCATTTACGCCAAACCTGCCAACAAGCAGGAGGAAG aGGTGATGAGGGCctacctgcagcagctgaggcaaGAAACCGGCCTTCGCCTTTGTGACAAAGTGTTTGATCCTCAGAGCGACAAGCCAAGCAAG TGGTGGATCTGCTTTGTGAAGAGGCAGTTCATGAACAAGAGTCTCTCAGGCCCTGGGCAGTGA
- the GPN3 gene encoding GPN-loop GTPase 3, translating into MRWAVTGSAELRRAAAAIPRRAAAAMPRYAQLVMGPAGSGKSTYCSTMVQHCEALGRAVQVVNLDPAAELFSYPVMADIRELIEVDDVMEDESLRFGPNGGLVFCMEYFANNFSWLEESLGHVEDDYVLFDCPGQIELYTHLPVMKQLVEQLQQWEFRVCGVFLVDSQFMVESFKFISGILAALSAMISLEIPQINVMTKMDLLSKKAKKEIEKYLDPDMYSMIEDSTNILRSKRFKKLTKSICGLIDDYGMVRFLPLDRSDEESINIVLQHIDFTIQYGEDLEFKEPKECEEDKSALVDEYFQDHVDE; encoded by the exons ATGCGCTGGGCCGTCACGGGTTCGGCCGAGCTACGGCGCGCCGCAGCGGCCATTCCCCGCCGGGCCGCCGCAGCCATGCCCCGGTACGCGCAGCTGGTGATGGGCCCGGCGGGCAGCGGGAAG AGCACGTACTGCTCCACCATGGTGCAGCACTGCGAGGCGCTGGGCCGCGCCGTGCAGGTGGTGAACCTGGACCCGGCGGCCGAGCTCTTCAGCTACCCCGTCATGGCAG ACATTCGGGAGCTGATAGAAGTGGACGATGTCATGGAAGATGAGTCCTTGAGGTTTGGCCCCAATGGTGGCTTGGTGTTTTGCATGGAATACTTTGCCAATAACTTCAGCTGGCTGGAGGAGAGCCTCGGGCATGTGGAGGATGACTATGTTTTGTTTGATTGCCCAG GTCAGATTGAGCTCTACACACACCTGCCAGTGATGAAGCAGTtggtggagcagctgcagcagtgggagTTCCGTGTCTGTGGAGTTTTCCTGGTGGATTCTCAGTTCATGGTGGAATCTTTCAAG TTTATTTCTGGAATCCTGGCAGCTCTCAGTGCAATGATATCTTTGGAGATTCCACAGATTAACGTCATGACCAAAATGGATTTGCTGAGCAAGAAAGCCaagaaggaaatagaaaa GTACTTGGATCCAGACATGTATTCTATGATTGAAGATTCTACAAATATATTGAGAAGCAAACGGTTTAAAAAACTGACCAAATCTATATGTGGATTG ATTGATGACTATGGCATGGTTCGATTCCTGCCTTTGGATCGCTCAGATGAGGAAAGCATCAACATCGTCCTGCAGCACATCGACTTCACCATTCAGTACGGAGAAGATCTGGAATTTAAAGAACCAAAG gaatGTGAAGAAGATAAATCTGCTCTTGTGGATGAATACTTTCAAGATCATGTGGATGAGTAA